The Sandaracinus amylolyticus genomic interval AGCATGCGCGCGCAGAGCGCGACGCACTGCTTGCCCTGGCACCACCCAGTGCCGAACCCGGTGTAGCGCTTGAGCGACTCGAGATCGCGATGGCCCGCGCGGACCGCCTCTTCGATCTCGTGCGTCGTCACGTCCTCGCAGCGACACGCCAGGATCTTGTCGCTCACCGCGCACCTCCGTGGCGTCCCGCCATCTCACTGGCGAGCTCCTGCGCGATGGCGCGTGCTGCCGCGACGCCCTGCGCGATGCCCGCGGGCACCGAGGGCACGCCCGACGCGCGACCGACCACTCGCACCCGCGGCGTGCGCGTCGCGCCGTCCGCGTGCGACGCGACGACCTCGAAGCCGCCCTCGCGCCAGACCACGTCGGCGCCGGCTTGCGACGCGAGCTCGTAGACCGCGCTGCTCGGCGGCGCGACGACGAGCGCGTCGCACTCGAGCGACTCGATCCCACCGACGGTGCGCACGTCCACGCGATCGATCCCCGCGCGCCCGTGCGCGCGCTCGATCGCGGAGATCTCGAAGTTGCCGATCACGCTCGCGCCCGCGCTCTCCAGCGCCGCCGCGAGCGCGCGCAGCCGCGCCGATCCCGGCGCGCTCGCGCTGGTCGGCCCTGCGATCACGACGCGCTCGCCGGGCAGCACGCCGTGCGCGAGCAGCCGACACGCGGCGTCGCTCCCGATCACGCCGGGCAGGTCGTTGCCCTCGAACGCCCACGCGCCCTCGTGGCGACCCTGCGCGACGATCACACGTCGCGCCTCGATGCGCACGAGCGCGTCGGGCGCATCGGCGAGCGCCACGAGCATCGACGGATCTTCGTCGTCGATCGCGATCACCGAGCACCCGAGCGCGAGCTCCGCGCCGCGCTCGACCGCGCGCGCCGCGAGCCGCTCCGCGACCACCCGCGCGTCGATCGGCGCTTCGTCCTCCGCGGTGCGCACGACGCCCGGCGTGTGCGCGAGGTGCCCGCCCGCGCGCGTCTCCTCGTCCGCCACGATCACGCGCAGCCCGGCGCGCGCACACGCTGCCGCCGCTGCGAGCCCGCTCGGCCCCGCGCCGATCACCAGCACGTCGCACTCGCGAC includes:
- a CDS encoding (2Fe-2S)-binding protein; this encodes MSDKILACRCEDVTTHEIEEAVRAGHRDLESLKRYTGFGTGWCQGKQCVALCARMLVELGGDPPDAPITPRPPFHPVSVARLARLLPEEDE
- a CDS encoding FAD-dependent oxidoreductase, whose amino-acid sequence is MAPRRFGPSDRERVTLRVDGDDVPALRGEPIAIALAAAGRVVLGRSVKYHRPRGASCYAGRCDGCLMRVDGAPSRMTCRVPCEHGMVVETQNVLGTAEVDLLAATDWFFPGGMNHHEMFTWSKPVNRVMQSVARRIAGVGKLPDEARAPIEPMRRECDVLVIGAGPSGLAAAAACARAGLRVIVADEETRAGGHLAHTPGVVRTAEDEAPIDARVVAERLAARAVERGAELALGCSVIAIDDEDPSMLVALADAPDALVRIEARRVIVAQGRHEGAWAFEGNDLPGVIGSDAACRLLAHGVLPGERVVIAGPTSASAPGSARLRALAAALESAGASVIGNFEISAIERAHGRAGIDRVDVRTVGGIESLECDALVVAPPSSAVYELASQAGADVVWREGGFEVVASHADGATRTPRVRVVGRASGVPSVPAGIAQGVAAARAIAQELASEMAGRHGGAR